A genome region from Erigeron canadensis isolate Cc75 chromosome 3, C_canadensis_v1, whole genome shotgun sequence includes the following:
- the LOC122592634 gene encoding peroxisome biogenesis protein 16 isoform X2 produces the protein MHTTPPQPSSFPYSLCLTLMKDVETLVEVMAQHFYGDDNKWNFIAVTEATKVLARLALLRNSGYKMLLHGGETMNDGKDPKDANQQQKRGRLLQQGRNGIFTPEGRALSAMNSFGENARKLSDPTWFRRAEHHQRAIMELPETKRPTLSTFLSKNGLPGKLLLMGELMFIARPLIYVLLIRKYGSRSWLPWFTSLTIDLIGMSSSMISSICQKDRQLHLTDPEKDELRRRKLLLALYLMRDPCFGRYTRQKLESTEKTLEYVPVFGFLAAKLIELLVGAQTRYTYMSGS, from the exons ATGCATACAACACCCCCACAACCATCTTCGTTTCCGTATTCTTTGTGTCTGACTCTGATGAAAGACGTGGAAACGTTGGTTGAAGTAATGGCACAACATTTCTATGGTGACGATAATAAATGGAATTTCATTGCCGTTACAGAAGCTACAAA GGTACTCGCTAGACTAGCTTTATTACGAAATAGTGGATACAAGATGCTATTACATGGAGGGGAGACAATGAATGATGGAAAAGATCCAAAGGATGCAAACCAACAGCAGAAACGTGGACGTTTGTTACAGCAGGGACGAAATGGTATATTCACTCCTGAAGGACGAGCTCTTTCTGCAATGAATAGCTTTGGAGAAAATGCAAGGAAACTTTCTGATCCAACATGGTTTCGCAGAGCTGAACATCATCAACGTGCGATTATGGAGCTCCCGG AAACCAAGAGACCTACCCTCTCAACTTTCTTGTCTAAAAATGGTCTTCCCGGGAAATTACTTCTAATGGGAGAGCTAATGTTCATTGCAAGACCACTTATTTATGTTTTACTGATAAGAAAATACGGATCCCGATCATGGCTTCCATGGTTCACGTCTTTGACTATTGACCTCATTGGGATGAGTTCATCAATGATTTCGTCAATCTGTCAAAAAGACCGGCAGCTTCATCTAACTGATCCGGAGAAAGATGAG CTGAGAAGGCGAAAATTGTTGTTGGCACTTTACCTCATGAGAGATCCGTGCTTTGGAAGATATACAAG GCAAAAACTTGAAAGTACAGAGAAAACGCTGGAATATGTCCCCGTTTTCGGGTTTCTTGCAG CTAAGCTAATTGAGCTTTTGGTCGGAGCCCAAACACGTTACACATATATGTCGGGTTCATGA